One Ictalurus furcatus strain D&B chromosome 24, Billie_1.0, whole genome shotgun sequence DNA segment encodes these proteins:
- the cpsf1 gene encoding cleavage and polyadenylation specificity factor subunit 1 isoform X2, protein MYAVFRQAHHPTAVEFSVYCNFISSEEKNLVVAGTSQLYVYRIIHDYESSTKSDKSSDGKSRKEKLEQVASFSLFGNVMSMASVQLVATNRDALLLSFKDAKLSVVEYDPGTHDLKTLSLHFFEEPELRDGFVQNVHIPIVRVDPENRCAVMLVYGTQLVVLPFRKDTLTDEQEGIVGEGQKSSFLPSYIIDVRELDEKLLNIIDMKFLHGYYEPTLLILYEPNQTWPGRVAVRQDTCSIVAISLNIMQKVHPVIWSLSNLPFDCTQVMAVPKPIGGVVVFAVNSLLYLNQSVPPFGVSLNSQTNGTTAFPLRVQEEVKLTLDCSQAAFITSDKMVISLKGGEIYVLTLITDGMRSVRAFHFDKAAASVLTTCMVTMEPGFLFLGSRLGNSLLLRYTEKPQESASDDGTEKERDKEKDKQEEPPNKKKRVDSNSNWSGKASMLDELDEIEVYGSEAQSGTQLATYSFEVCDSILNIGPCVNASMGEPAFLSEEFQSNPEPDLEVVVCSGYGKNGALSVLQRSIRPQVVTTFELPGCQDMWTVISNEEKPEQPPAEGERESQEDVEKQELPVDDEKNKHGFLILSREDSTMILQTGQEIMELDTSGFATQGPTLYAGNIGDNKYIIQVSPMGIRLLEGVTQLHFIPVDLGSPIIHCSVADPYVVIMTAEGVVSMFVLKSDSYMGKTHRLALHKPHLHTQSRVITLCAYRDVSGMFTIENKVAFLNREETVSRSQSESETLIHDLGTSVDDEEEMLYGDSHPLTSPGKDEFSRSSAPCHSDCPGAQSKHDPTHWCMVVRENGVMEIYQLPDWRLVFLVKNFPVGQRVLVDSSAGQSAAQGETKKEEVTRQGEIPLVKEVMLVSLGYNQSRPYLLTHVDQELLIYEAFPYDQQHGQSSNLKVRFKKMPHNINFREKKSKLKKEKKPEVPGEESAGVKGHVARFRYFKDISGYSGVFICGPSPHWMFVTSRGAMRLHPMTIDGPIESFSPFHNVNCPKGFLYFNKQGELRISVLPTYLSYDAPWPVRKIPLRCTVHYVNYHVESKVYAVCSSIKEPCTRIPRMTGEEKEFEIIDRDERYINPQQDKFFIQLISPVSWEAIPNTRIDLEEWEHVTCMKTVALKSQETVSGLKGYVAIGTCLMQGEEVTCRGRILILDVIEVVPEPGQPLTKNKFKVLYEKEQKGPVTALCHCNGYLVSAIGQKIFLWSLKDNDLTGMAFIDTQLYIHQMYSIKNFILAADVMKSISLLRYQEESKTLSLVSRDAKPLEVYSIEFMVDNGQLGFLVSDRDKNLLVYMYLPEAKESFGGLRLLRRADFNAGSHVNTFWRMPCRGVLDPASKKSLNWDNKHITWFATLDGGIGLLLPMQEKTYRRLLMLQNALTTMLPHHAGLNPKAFRMLHTDRRTLQNAVRNILDGELLNKYLYLSTMERSELAKKIGTTSDIILEDLLEMDRVTAHF, encoded by the exons ATGTACGCGGTGTTCCGTCAGGCTCATCACCCCACCGCCGTGGAGTTCTCCGTCTACTGTAACTTCATCTCGAGTGAGGAGAAGAACCTGGTGGTGGCCGGAACGTCGCAGCTCTACGTCTACAGGATCATCCACGATTATGAG AGCTCTACAAAATCCGATAAATCATCAG ACGGTAAGAGCCGTAAGGAGAAGTTGGAGCAGGTggcgtctttctctctcttcggTAACGTGATGTCGATGGCCAGCGTGCAGCTCGTGGCGACGAACAGAGACGCCTTACTGCTCAGCTTTAAAGACGCCAAG CTGTCAGTGGTGGAGTACGACCCGGGGACACATGACCTCAAGACCCTCTCGCTGCACTTCTTCGAGGAGCCGGAGCTTCGG GATGGTTTTGTGCAGAACGTACACATCCCCATCGTGCGCGTGGATCCGGAGAACCGCTGTGCGGTGATGCTGGTCTACGGCACGCAGCTCGTCGTTCTTCCTTTCAGGAAGGACACGCTGACCGACGAGCAGGAGGGGATCGTTGGAGAAGG GCAGAAGTCCAGTTTTCTCCCCAGCTACATCATTGACGTGCGTGAGCTCGATGAGAAGCTCCTGAACATCATCGATATGAAATTCCTGCACGGTTACTACGAGCCGACGCTTCTGATCCTGTACGAGCCCAACCAGACGTGGCCTGG GCGTGTTGCCGTGCGTCAGGACACGTGCAGCATCGTGGCCATCTCTCTGAACATCATGCAGAAGGTCCATCCCGTCATCTGGTCCCTCAGTAACCTGCCCTTCGACTGCACACAGGTCATGGCTGTGCCCAAACCCATAG GTGGCGTGGTGGTGTTTGCTGTGAACTCATTGCTGTACCTGAATCAGAGCGTCCCGCCGTTCGGGGTGTCCCTCAACAGCCAGACCAATGGGACGACGGCGTTCCCTCTGC gtgtTCAGGAGGAGGTGAAGCTCACTCTGGACTGCTCTCAGGCCGCCTTCATCACCTCTGATAAGATGGTCatctctctgaaaggaggagaaaT ttatgtcctgacgctgataacagacGGTATGAGAAGCGTGAGAGCGTTCCACTTCGACAAGGCAGCCGCCAGCGTCCTCACCACCTGT ATGGTGACGATGGAGCCGGGGTTCCTGTTCCTGGGTTCTAGATTGGGGAACTCTCTGCTGCTGAGGTACACCGAGAAACCGCAGGAGAGCGCCTCGGACGACGGGACAGAGAAGGAGCGAGACAAGGAGAAGGACAAACAG GAAGAACCaccaaataaaaagaaacgCGTGGACTCCAACAGTAAttggtcag GAAAGGCCTCCATGTTGGATGAACTGGACGAGATCGAGGTTTATGGGAGTGAAGCTCAGTCAGGCACTCAGCTGGCCACCTACTCTTTTGAG GTGTGTGACAGCATCCTGAACATCGGGCCGTGTGTGAACGCGTCGATGGGAGAACCGGCCTTCCTTTCTGAAGAG tTCCAGAGTAACCCCGAGCCTGACCTGGAGGTGGTGGTGTGCTCCGGATACGGAAAAAACGGCGCCCTGTCGGTACTGCAG aGGAGCATCAGACCCCAGGTGGTGACGACCTTTGAACTCCCCGGGTGTCAGGACATGTGGACTGTTATCTCTAACGAGGAGAAACCTGAGCAG CCTCCAgcagagggcgagagagagtcCCAGGAGGACGTGGAGAAACAGGAGCTCCCTGTGGAtgatgagaaaaacaaacatggcttCCTGATCCTGAGCAGAGAAGACTCCACCATG atccTGCAGACGGGGCAGGAGATCATGGAGCTGGACACGAGTGGATTTGCCACTCAGGGCCCCACCCTCTACGCCGGCAACATTGGAGACAATAAATACATCATCCAGGTGTCTCCCATGGGCATCCGGCTGCTGGAGGGAG TGACGCAGCTTCACTTCATCCCCGTGGATCTGGGATCTCCCATAATCCACTGCTCCGTGGCCGACCCCTACGTAGTGATCATGACGGCTGAGGGAGTCGTCTCCATGTTCGTCCTGAAGAGCGACTCGTACATGGGAAAGACTCACCGCCTCGCCCTACACAAACCACACCTCCACACG CAGTCACGTGTGATCACGCTGTGTGCGTACCGTGACGTGAGCGGCATGTTCACCATCGAAAACAAAGTGGCGTTCTTAAACAGAGAGGAAACGGTGAGCAGGAGCCAATCAGAGTCCGAGACGCTCATCCACGACCTCGG tacttCAGTGGACGATGAGGAGGAGATGCTGTACGGAGACTCGCACCCTCTGACGAGCCCTGGAAAAGATGAGTTCAGTCGCTCCTCGGCTCCGTGTCACTCCGACTGTCCTGGAGCTCAGAGTAAACACGACCCCACACACTGGTGCATGGTGGTGCGCGAGAACGGCGTCATGGAG ATCTATCAGCTGCCTGACTGGAGGTTGGTGTTCCTGGTGAAGAACTTCCCCGTCGGTCAGCGCGTGCTGGTGGACAGCTCAGCCGGCCAATCAGCCGCTCAGGGCGAGACCAAGAAGGAGGAAGTGACACGTCAGGGAGAGATCCCATTGGTTAAAGAGGTGATGTTGGTGTCACTGGGCTACAACCAGAGCCGGCCGTACCtgctg ACTCATGTGGATCAGGAGCTGTTGATCTATGAGGCGTTTCCGTATGATCAGCAGCACGGACAGAGCAGCAACCTCAAAGTTCGCTTTAAGAAG atgccTCACAATATTAACTTCAGAGAAAAGAAATCCAAactgaagaaggagaagaagccCGAGGTTCCCGGAGAGGAGAGCGCCGGGGTCAAAGGTCACGTGGCGAGGTTCAGATACTTTAAAGACATCTCTGGATATTCTGGA gtgtttATCTGTGGTCCTTCTCCTCACTGGATGTTCGTGACGTCTCGTGGTGCGATGAGGCTCCACCCCATGACCATAGACGGACCAATCGAGTCTTTCTCTCCATTCCACAACGTCAACTGCCCCAAAGGCTTCCTGTACTTCAATAAGCAG GGCGAGTTGAGGATCAGTGTGTTACCTACATACCTGTCGTATGACGCTCCGTGGCCTGTGAGGAAGATTCCTCTGCGCTGTACAGTTCACTACGTCAACTACCACGTAGAGTCCAAG gtgtatGCTGTGTGTAGCAGCATTAAGGAGCCGTGTACCCGAATCCCCAGGATGACGGGAGAGGAGAAGGAGTTCGAGATCATAGACAGAG acgaGCGATATATTAATCCACAACAGGACAAATTCTTCATCCAGCTCATCTCACCTGTCAGCTGGGAGGCCATTCCTAACACACG gattGATCTGGAGGAGTGGGAACACGTGACGTGTATGAAGACGGTGGCGCTGAAGAGTCAGGAGACCGTGTCTGGTCTGAAGGGTTACGTTGCCATAGGAACCTGTTTAATGCAGGGAGAGGAGGTCACCTGCAGGGGCcgg atCCTCATCCTGGATGTGATCGAGGTGGTACCGGAACCGGGCCAGCCCCTCACCAAGAACAAGTTCAAGGTTCTGTATGAGAAGGAGCAGAAGGGACCCGTCACGGCTCTGTGTCACTGTAACGGGTACCTCGTCTCTGCCATCGGACAGAAg attttcCTATGGAGTCTGAAGGATAACGATCTGACCGGTATGGCCTTCATAGACACACAGCTCTACATCCATCAGATGTACAGCATCAAGAACTTCATCCTGGCAGCAGACGTGATGAAGAGCATCTCTCTGCTCCGCTACCAGGAGGAGAGTAAAACACTGTCACTCGTCAGCAgg GATGCGAAGCCTCTGGAGGTCTACAGCATCGAGTTCATGGTGGACAACGGCCAGCTCGGCTTCCTGG TGTCTGACAGAGATAAAAACCTGCTGGTCTACATGTACCTGCCTGAAG ctaaGGAAAGCTTTGGCGGCTTGCGTTTGTTACGTAGAGCTGATTTTAACGCCGGTTCTCACGTGAACACGTTCTGGAGAATGCCGTGTCGTGGAGTTCTGGATCCAGCCAGCAAGAAGTCTCTGAACTGGGACAATAAACACATCACCTGGTTCG ccaCTCTGGATGGAGGGATTGGTTTGTTATTGCCGATGCAGGAGAAAACATACCGCAGGTTGTTGATGTTACAGAACGCACTGACCACCATGCTGCCTCACCACGCTGGGCTGAACCCCAAAGCCTTCAg gatgcTGCACACTGACCGGCGGACCCTACAGAACGCCGTGAGGAACATTCTGGATGGAGAGCTGCTGAATAAATACCTGTACCTGAGCACGATGGAGCGCAGCGAGCTGGCCAAGAAGATCGGCACCACGTCCGACATC ATTTTGGAAGACCTGCTGGAGATGGATCGAGTCACGGCTCACTTCTGA
- the cpsf1 gene encoding cleavage and polyadenylation specificity factor subunit 1 isoform X1, producing the protein MYAVFRQAHHPTAVEFSVYCNFISSEEKNLVVAGTSQLYVYRIIHDYESSTKSDKSSDGKSRKEKLEQVASFSLFGNVMSMASVQLVATNRDALLLSFKDAKLSVVEYDPGTHDLKTLSLHFFEEPELRDGFVQNVHIPIVRVDPENRCAVMLVYGTQLVVLPFRKDTLTDEQEGIVGEGQKSSFLPSYIIDVRELDEKLLNIIDMKFLHGYYEPTLLILYEPNQTWPGRVAVRQDTCSIVAISLNIMQKVHPVIWSLSNLPFDCTQVMAVPKPIGGVVVFAVNSLLYLNQSVPPFGVSLNSQTNGTTAFPLRVQEEVKLTLDCSQAAFITSDKMVISLKGGEIYVLTLITDGMRSVRAFHFDKAAASVLTTCMVTMEPGFLFLGSRLGNSLLLRYTEKPQESASDDGTEKERDKEKDKQEEPPNKKKRVDSNSNWSAGKASMLDELDEIEVYGSEAQSGTQLATYSFEVCDSILNIGPCVNASMGEPAFLSEEFQSNPEPDLEVVVCSGYGKNGALSVLQRSIRPQVVTTFELPGCQDMWTVISNEEKPEQPPAEGERESQEDVEKQELPVDDEKNKHGFLILSREDSTMILQTGQEIMELDTSGFATQGPTLYAGNIGDNKYIIQVSPMGIRLLEGVTQLHFIPVDLGSPIIHCSVADPYVVIMTAEGVVSMFVLKSDSYMGKTHRLALHKPHLHTQSRVITLCAYRDVSGMFTIENKVAFLNREETVSRSQSESETLIHDLGTSVDDEEEMLYGDSHPLTSPGKDEFSRSSAPCHSDCPGAQSKHDPTHWCMVVRENGVMEIYQLPDWRLVFLVKNFPVGQRVLVDSSAGQSAAQGETKKEEVTRQGEIPLVKEVMLVSLGYNQSRPYLLTHVDQELLIYEAFPYDQQHGQSSNLKVRFKKMPHNINFREKKSKLKKEKKPEVPGEESAGVKGHVARFRYFKDISGYSGVFICGPSPHWMFVTSRGAMRLHPMTIDGPIESFSPFHNVNCPKGFLYFNKQGELRISVLPTYLSYDAPWPVRKIPLRCTVHYVNYHVESKVYAVCSSIKEPCTRIPRMTGEEKEFEIIDRDERYINPQQDKFFIQLISPVSWEAIPNTRIDLEEWEHVTCMKTVALKSQETVSGLKGYVAIGTCLMQGEEVTCRGRILILDVIEVVPEPGQPLTKNKFKVLYEKEQKGPVTALCHCNGYLVSAIGQKIFLWSLKDNDLTGMAFIDTQLYIHQMYSIKNFILAADVMKSISLLRYQEESKTLSLVSRDAKPLEVYSIEFMVDNGQLGFLVSDRDKNLLVYMYLPEAKESFGGLRLLRRADFNAGSHVNTFWRMPCRGVLDPASKKSLNWDNKHITWFATLDGGIGLLLPMQEKTYRRLLMLQNALTTMLPHHAGLNPKAFRMLHTDRRTLQNAVRNILDGELLNKYLYLSTMERSELAKKIGTTSDIILEDLLEMDRVTAHF; encoded by the exons ATGTACGCGGTGTTCCGTCAGGCTCATCACCCCACCGCCGTGGAGTTCTCCGTCTACTGTAACTTCATCTCGAGTGAGGAGAAGAACCTGGTGGTGGCCGGAACGTCGCAGCTCTACGTCTACAGGATCATCCACGATTATGAG AGCTCTACAAAATCCGATAAATCATCAG ACGGTAAGAGCCGTAAGGAGAAGTTGGAGCAGGTggcgtctttctctctcttcggTAACGTGATGTCGATGGCCAGCGTGCAGCTCGTGGCGACGAACAGAGACGCCTTACTGCTCAGCTTTAAAGACGCCAAG CTGTCAGTGGTGGAGTACGACCCGGGGACACATGACCTCAAGACCCTCTCGCTGCACTTCTTCGAGGAGCCGGAGCTTCGG GATGGTTTTGTGCAGAACGTACACATCCCCATCGTGCGCGTGGATCCGGAGAACCGCTGTGCGGTGATGCTGGTCTACGGCACGCAGCTCGTCGTTCTTCCTTTCAGGAAGGACACGCTGACCGACGAGCAGGAGGGGATCGTTGGAGAAGG GCAGAAGTCCAGTTTTCTCCCCAGCTACATCATTGACGTGCGTGAGCTCGATGAGAAGCTCCTGAACATCATCGATATGAAATTCCTGCACGGTTACTACGAGCCGACGCTTCTGATCCTGTACGAGCCCAACCAGACGTGGCCTGG GCGTGTTGCCGTGCGTCAGGACACGTGCAGCATCGTGGCCATCTCTCTGAACATCATGCAGAAGGTCCATCCCGTCATCTGGTCCCTCAGTAACCTGCCCTTCGACTGCACACAGGTCATGGCTGTGCCCAAACCCATAG GTGGCGTGGTGGTGTTTGCTGTGAACTCATTGCTGTACCTGAATCAGAGCGTCCCGCCGTTCGGGGTGTCCCTCAACAGCCAGACCAATGGGACGACGGCGTTCCCTCTGC gtgtTCAGGAGGAGGTGAAGCTCACTCTGGACTGCTCTCAGGCCGCCTTCATCACCTCTGATAAGATGGTCatctctctgaaaggaggagaaaT ttatgtcctgacgctgataacagacGGTATGAGAAGCGTGAGAGCGTTCCACTTCGACAAGGCAGCCGCCAGCGTCCTCACCACCTGT ATGGTGACGATGGAGCCGGGGTTCCTGTTCCTGGGTTCTAGATTGGGGAACTCTCTGCTGCTGAGGTACACCGAGAAACCGCAGGAGAGCGCCTCGGACGACGGGACAGAGAAGGAGCGAGACAAGGAGAAGGACAAACAG GAAGAACCaccaaataaaaagaaacgCGTGGACTCCAACAGTAAttggtcag caGGAAAGGCCTCCATGTTGGATGAACTGGACGAGATCGAGGTTTATGGGAGTGAAGCTCAGTCAGGCACTCAGCTGGCCACCTACTCTTTTGAG GTGTGTGACAGCATCCTGAACATCGGGCCGTGTGTGAACGCGTCGATGGGAGAACCGGCCTTCCTTTCTGAAGAG tTCCAGAGTAACCCCGAGCCTGACCTGGAGGTGGTGGTGTGCTCCGGATACGGAAAAAACGGCGCCCTGTCGGTACTGCAG aGGAGCATCAGACCCCAGGTGGTGACGACCTTTGAACTCCCCGGGTGTCAGGACATGTGGACTGTTATCTCTAACGAGGAGAAACCTGAGCAG CCTCCAgcagagggcgagagagagtcCCAGGAGGACGTGGAGAAACAGGAGCTCCCTGTGGAtgatgagaaaaacaaacatggcttCCTGATCCTGAGCAGAGAAGACTCCACCATG atccTGCAGACGGGGCAGGAGATCATGGAGCTGGACACGAGTGGATTTGCCACTCAGGGCCCCACCCTCTACGCCGGCAACATTGGAGACAATAAATACATCATCCAGGTGTCTCCCATGGGCATCCGGCTGCTGGAGGGAG TGACGCAGCTTCACTTCATCCCCGTGGATCTGGGATCTCCCATAATCCACTGCTCCGTGGCCGACCCCTACGTAGTGATCATGACGGCTGAGGGAGTCGTCTCCATGTTCGTCCTGAAGAGCGACTCGTACATGGGAAAGACTCACCGCCTCGCCCTACACAAACCACACCTCCACACG CAGTCACGTGTGATCACGCTGTGTGCGTACCGTGACGTGAGCGGCATGTTCACCATCGAAAACAAAGTGGCGTTCTTAAACAGAGAGGAAACGGTGAGCAGGAGCCAATCAGAGTCCGAGACGCTCATCCACGACCTCGG tacttCAGTGGACGATGAGGAGGAGATGCTGTACGGAGACTCGCACCCTCTGACGAGCCCTGGAAAAGATGAGTTCAGTCGCTCCTCGGCTCCGTGTCACTCCGACTGTCCTGGAGCTCAGAGTAAACACGACCCCACACACTGGTGCATGGTGGTGCGCGAGAACGGCGTCATGGAG ATCTATCAGCTGCCTGACTGGAGGTTGGTGTTCCTGGTGAAGAACTTCCCCGTCGGTCAGCGCGTGCTGGTGGACAGCTCAGCCGGCCAATCAGCCGCTCAGGGCGAGACCAAGAAGGAGGAAGTGACACGTCAGGGAGAGATCCCATTGGTTAAAGAGGTGATGTTGGTGTCACTGGGCTACAACCAGAGCCGGCCGTACCtgctg ACTCATGTGGATCAGGAGCTGTTGATCTATGAGGCGTTTCCGTATGATCAGCAGCACGGACAGAGCAGCAACCTCAAAGTTCGCTTTAAGAAG atgccTCACAATATTAACTTCAGAGAAAAGAAATCCAAactgaagaaggagaagaagccCGAGGTTCCCGGAGAGGAGAGCGCCGGGGTCAAAGGTCACGTGGCGAGGTTCAGATACTTTAAAGACATCTCTGGATATTCTGGA gtgtttATCTGTGGTCCTTCTCCTCACTGGATGTTCGTGACGTCTCGTGGTGCGATGAGGCTCCACCCCATGACCATAGACGGACCAATCGAGTCTTTCTCTCCATTCCACAACGTCAACTGCCCCAAAGGCTTCCTGTACTTCAATAAGCAG GGCGAGTTGAGGATCAGTGTGTTACCTACATACCTGTCGTATGACGCTCCGTGGCCTGTGAGGAAGATTCCTCTGCGCTGTACAGTTCACTACGTCAACTACCACGTAGAGTCCAAG gtgtatGCTGTGTGTAGCAGCATTAAGGAGCCGTGTACCCGAATCCCCAGGATGACGGGAGAGGAGAAGGAGTTCGAGATCATAGACAGAG acgaGCGATATATTAATCCACAACAGGACAAATTCTTCATCCAGCTCATCTCACCTGTCAGCTGGGAGGCCATTCCTAACACACG gattGATCTGGAGGAGTGGGAACACGTGACGTGTATGAAGACGGTGGCGCTGAAGAGTCAGGAGACCGTGTCTGGTCTGAAGGGTTACGTTGCCATAGGAACCTGTTTAATGCAGGGAGAGGAGGTCACCTGCAGGGGCcgg atCCTCATCCTGGATGTGATCGAGGTGGTACCGGAACCGGGCCAGCCCCTCACCAAGAACAAGTTCAAGGTTCTGTATGAGAAGGAGCAGAAGGGACCCGTCACGGCTCTGTGTCACTGTAACGGGTACCTCGTCTCTGCCATCGGACAGAAg attttcCTATGGAGTCTGAAGGATAACGATCTGACCGGTATGGCCTTCATAGACACACAGCTCTACATCCATCAGATGTACAGCATCAAGAACTTCATCCTGGCAGCAGACGTGATGAAGAGCATCTCTCTGCTCCGCTACCAGGAGGAGAGTAAAACACTGTCACTCGTCAGCAgg GATGCGAAGCCTCTGGAGGTCTACAGCATCGAGTTCATGGTGGACAACGGCCAGCTCGGCTTCCTGG TGTCTGACAGAGATAAAAACCTGCTGGTCTACATGTACCTGCCTGAAG ctaaGGAAAGCTTTGGCGGCTTGCGTTTGTTACGTAGAGCTGATTTTAACGCCGGTTCTCACGTGAACACGTTCTGGAGAATGCCGTGTCGTGGAGTTCTGGATCCAGCCAGCAAGAAGTCTCTGAACTGGGACAATAAACACATCACCTGGTTCG ccaCTCTGGATGGAGGGATTGGTTTGTTATTGCCGATGCAGGAGAAAACATACCGCAGGTTGTTGATGTTACAGAACGCACTGACCACCATGCTGCCTCACCACGCTGGGCTGAACCCCAAAGCCTTCAg gatgcTGCACACTGACCGGCGGACCCTACAGAACGCCGTGAGGAACATTCTGGATGGAGAGCTGCTGAATAAATACCTGTACCTGAGCACGATGGAGCGCAGCGAGCTGGCCAAGAAGATCGGCACCACGTCCGACATC ATTTTGGAAGACCTGCTGGAGATGGATCGAGTCACGGCTCACTTCTGA